The following is a genomic window from Thioclava electrotropha.
AGCCTCGAGGAATTGCTGATCGCCTCCGACATGGGCGTCGACACCGCGCTGCGCGTCTCGGCGAACCTCGCCGAGGGGCGAATGGGCCGCAAACTCTCGGTCTCCGAGATCAAGGGGCTGCTGGCCCAAGAGGTCGCCCGGATCATGGAGCCGGTCGCGAAACCGCTGCCGCTTTACCCCAAGAAGCCGCAGGTCGTGCTGGTGGTCGGCGTCAACGGCTCGGGCAAGACCACGACGATCGGCAAGCTCGCCTCGCAATTCCGCGCCGCCGGCAAGCGGGTGGTGATCGCCGCGGGCGACACGTTCCGTGCGGCCGCTGTCGAGCAATTGCAGGTCTGGGGCGATCGCGCCGGCGTGCCGGTGCTGACAGCGCCCGAAGGCTCGGACCCGGCCTCGCTCGCCTATGATGCAATGAAGAAGGCCGAGGCCGAAGGCGCGGACCTTCTGATGATCGACACGGCAGGTCGCTTGCAGAACCGCGCCGATCTGATGGAGGAGCTGGCCAAAATCGTCCGCGTGATCCGCAAGGTCGACGAGACCGCGCCGCATAACACGCTTCTCGTGCTCGACGCGACGACGGGGCAGAACGCGCTGCAGCAGGTCGATGTCTTCCGCAAGATCTCGAACGTGTCGGGGCTGGTGATGACCAAGCTCGACGGCACCGCGAAAGGCGGCGTTCTGGTCGCGCTGGCCGACAAGTTCGGCCTGCCGATCCACGCGATCGGGGTGGGCGAACAGCTCGACGATCTGGCGCCCTTCGATCCGGAAGAATTCGCGCAGGCCCTCGTCGGTCTCGAAGACTGACACCGCGGAGGGGGGGCGCCGCCCCCCGCGCTTGCGCGCGCCCCCGGGGATATTTGTGCAAGAGCGAAGAGAGGGATGCGCCTTTCCTCTTCCCCTTGGTCGAAATATCCCGGGGGTGAATGGCCCCTGAGGCCAGCGGGGGCAGCGCCCCCTTGGCGCCGACATCACGAAGGACTTCCCCTTGAGCGACTGGATCATCTCCGTCTCGGGCACCGAGACCGGCAAGCACCTCGCGCTGAGCCTCGCTCTGCTCGCGGCCTTTCTTCACGCGCTGTTCGGGGCGCTGCAGAAGGGGCGTCACGATCCTTGGCTCAGCCGCGCCGCGATCGATGCGAGCTACGGGATCATCGCAGCCCCCTTTGCGCTTTTCGTGGTGCCGTGGCCCGAGCCCTTCATGTGGCCGATCTTCGTGGGCGTCTTCTTCATCCATGTCGCCTACAAGCTGTTGCAGGCGGCCTGTTACCAGCGTGGGGCCTATACGGTGGTCTATCCGGTGGTGCGCGGCACCGGGCCGCTTTTCGCGGTCATCGGCGCGGGGTTCATCTTCGGCGAGCATTTCACGCTGGGCCAATGGGCCGGGGTGGCGACGCTTCTGGCAGGCATCTACGGGCTTGCGCTCTACAACCTGCGCAATGTGACGGTCGATCGCGAGACGATGGTGCCGGCCCTGATGCTGGCCGTGGCGACCGGTGCCTTCGTCGCCCTCTACACCACCTATGACGCCTATGGCATCCGCGCGACCGCCGATCCGTTCACTTTCCTTGCGTGGTTCTTCTTCATCGACGGCTGGTTCATGCCGATCTTCACCGCGCGGCGCTGGACGAAGCTGCCGAGTTCGGAAAAGGTGCCGCTCATCAAGAGGGGTGTTATCGGCGCGATTGTTGCTTATTTCTCCTTTGGCTCGATCATGTTGGCGACACGGCTCGACAAGGTGGGCGAGGCGGCGGTGCTGCGCGAGACGTCTACGGTCTTCGCAGCGCTCATCGGCTGGCTCGTGCTGGGCGAGAAAGTGGGGCCGCGGCGCACGGCCCTGATGGCGCTGATCGCGGCAGGGGCCGTGATCGTTGAGATAGCAGGCAGGTAAAGGCAGATGGCAGAGAAAAAGATTTCCCCCTGGGTGAAAGCGGCGCTCGACTGGGGGCCGCTCATCGTGTTCTTCGTCGCCTTCAACCGGCTGAAGGACGGCACCTACACGATCCTCGGCACCGATTACTCGGGCTTCGTCGTGGCCACCGCGCTGTTCATCCCGCTGATCGCGGCGACGACGCTGATCCTGTGGCTGCTGACCGGCAAGCTCTCGGCGATGCAGATCGCGACGCTCGTGCTGGTGGCGATCTTCGGCGGGCTGTCGGTCTGGCTGAACGATCCGACCTTCTTCAAGATGAAGCCCACGATCATCTACCTGCTGTTCGCGGGCATCCTCGGGGCCGGGTTGCTGCGCGGCAAGGCGTGGCTGCAACTGGTGATGAACGAGGCGATGCCGATGGCGCATGAGGGCTGGATGATCCTGACCAAGCGCTTCGTCTGGCTGTTCCTCGGGCTTGCCGTGGCCAATGAGATCGTCTGGCGCACGATGTCGGACGCGCATTGGGTCGATTTCAAGACCTTCGGTCTGCCGATCATCATGATCGCCTTCATCATGTCGCAGGCGAAGCTGTTCGAGCGTCACGGGATCGATACGGAGGAAAGCGAGGAGGGCTAACTCCGCCCTGTCCGCGCCCGCCGCGATCCGTTACACCTTTCGCGACCGCCAACCCCGGAGCCGCTCATGAAAATCGCCACCTTCAACATCAACGGCATCAAGGCGCGCCATCAGGCGCTGGTCGATTGGCTGAAGGAGGCCGAGCCCGACGTGGCTTTGCTGCAGGAGATCAAGTCGGTTGACGAGGGTTTCCCGCGCGAGCTCTTCGAAGAGCTGGGCTATTCGGTCGAGACGCACGGCCAGAAAAGCTTCAACGGCGTCGCGATCCTCTCGAAGCTGCCTCTGGAGGATGTGACGCGCGGCCTGCCCGGCGATGAGAGCGACGAACAGGCGCGCTGGATCGAGGCCACCGTGGTCGGCGACAAGGGCGCGGTGCGACTCTGTGGTCTCTATCTGCCCAACGGCAACCCGGTGGAGCTGGACGATGCAGGCCAGCCCGTCGAAGGCGGCAAATATGCCTACAAGCTGTCATGGATGGAGCGGATGAAGGCGCGGGCGGAAGAGCTGCTGGCGCTGGAAGAACCTTTCGTGATGGCGGGCGATTACAACATCATCCCGCAGGACGAGGATGCCGCGAAACCCGAGGCGTGGCGCGGTGATGCGCTGGCGCTGCCGCAAAGCCGCGAAGCCTTCCGCCGTATCCTCAATCTCGGTTTCACCGAGGCGTTCCGCGCCCGGGTCCAAGGGCCGGGGCATTACTCCTTCTGGGATTATCAGGCGGGCGCCTGGCAGAAGAATAACGGCATTCGCATCGACCATCTGCTGCTGTCGCCGCAGGCCGCCGATCTGCTGCGCGAGGTCGGCATCGACAAGGAAATCCGCGGCCGCGACAAGCCCTCGGATCACGTGCCGGTCTGGATCACGCTCGACCTCTGAGCGCGATTGCCGCAACGTCATTTCCTCGGCCCCGTCGCACCTGTGCATAGTGGCGGCGGAGAAGAGGAGACCCCACATGCAAGACAAGATCAGCCGGCATCCGGTGCCGAAACTCGCAGACATGCCCGAGGATATCCGCACGCGGATCGAGGCGGTGCAGGAGAAGGCCGGGTTCATCCCGAACATCTTCCTCGCGCTGGCGCATCGCCCCGACGAATGTCGCGCCTTCTTCGCCTATCATGACGCGCTGATGGAGAAGCCCGGTAACCTGACCATTGCCGAGCGTGAGATGATCGTGGTGGCGACCTCGGCGGCCAATGAGTGCCAGTATTGCGTGATCGCGCATGGCGCGATCCTGCGCATCCGGGCCAAGAACCCACTGATCGCCGATCAGGTCGCGGTGAACTACCGCAAGTCCGAGATCACGCCGCGCCAGCGCGCGATGCTCGACTTTGCGATGAAGGTGAGCCTGCGCGCGCAGGAGGTCGAGGAGGCCGATTACGAGGCGCTGCGCGCCCATGGCTTCACCGATGACGACATCTGGGACATCGGTGCGATCACGGCGTTTTTCAGCCTGTCGAACCGGTTGGTGAACATGGCCGCGATCCCGCCGAACCCCGAGTTCTACGCGATGGGGCGCTGAGCGCCTCTGGTCTTCGCCCATCCGCGCGGTCTAGGCTCTGGCGAAACCAGCCAGTAGGAGCGCGCGATGGGCGAGATCTTGATCCGGGGCGCCGAGGTGATCGTCACGATGGACGGCACCCGGCGCGAGCTGAAGGGCGCGGATCTGCTGCTGCGCGACGGGCAGATCGCCGCCGTCGGGCCGGGGCTGGAAAGCCCGGGCGAGGTGGTCGAGGCAAAGGGCTGCGTCGTCACACCGGGCCTCGTGAACACCCATCATCATCTTTACCAGACGCTGACCCGCGCAGTGCCGGGCGGCCAAGATGCGCTGCTTTTCGGCTGGCTGCAGACGCTCTATCCGATCTGGGCGAAGATGGGCCCCGAGGAGATCCGCGTCTCGGCGCAGGTGGGGCTGGCGGAACTGGCGCTGACCGGTTGCACCACCAGTTCCGATCATCTGTATATGTATCCGAATGGCGCGCGGCTGGAGGACACGATCCACGCCGCCGCCGAACTGGGCCTGCGCTTCCACCCCACGCGCGGCGCGATGAGCATCGGCGAGAGCGATGGTGGCTTGCCGCCCGATAGTCTGGTCGAGCGCGAGGACGCGATCCTGAACGACTGCATCCGGGTCGTCGATGCGTTCCACGATGCGGGCGAGGGCTCGATGTGCCGGGTGGGGATCGCGCCGTGCTCGCCGTTTTCCGTCTCGCGCGAGCTGATGCGCGATGCGGCGCTGCTGGCGCGCGACAAGGGTGTGATGCTGCACACCCATCTGGCCGAGAATGACGAGGATATTTCCTACAGCTTGGAGCAGTTCGGCTGTCGGCCGGGGCAGTATGCGGAAGATCTGGGCTGGACCGGCGACGATGTCTGGCACGCCCATTGCGTGAAGCTGGACGCGGGCGAAATCGACCTGTTCGCGCGCACGAAGACGGGCGTTGCGCATTGTCCGTGCTCGAAC
Proteins encoded in this region:
- the ftsY gene encoding signal recognition particle-docking protein FtsY, producing the protein MSFFKKLKSRLTRSSSKLEQGLEDIVAENAASEDEVAETPEPFAPAMPAETSPEAAPQTRAEPAPEPEPEAEPEPEPEPPHSETINLPDPTPPAPGYVPAPVTEPVEEEHAQIAKAPLDVEPAPERPSPEPKKPGLLGRIFGGGEAKVAEPRRVLDDEMLESLEELLIASDMGVDTALRVSANLAEGRMGRKLSVSEIKGLLAQEVARIMEPVAKPLPLYPKKPQVVLVVGVNGSGKTTTIGKLASQFRAAGKRVVIAAGDTFRAAAVEQLQVWGDRAGVPVLTAPEGSDPASLAYDAMKKAEAEGADLLMIDTAGRLQNRADLMEELAKIVRVIRKVDETAPHNTLLVLDATTGQNALQQVDVFRKISNVSGLVMTKLDGTAKGGVLVALADKFGLPIHAIGVGEQLDDLAPFDPEEFAQALVGLED
- a CDS encoding 8-oxoguanine deaminase gives rise to the protein MGEILIRGAEVIVTMDGTRRELKGADLLLRDGQIAAVGPGLESPGEVVEAKGCVVTPGLVNTHHHLYQTLTRAVPGGQDALLFGWLQTLYPIWAKMGPEEIRVSAQVGLAELALTGCTTSSDHLYMYPNGARLEDTIHAAAELGLRFHPTRGAMSIGESDGGLPPDSLVEREDAILNDCIRVVDAFHDAGEGSMCRVGIAPCSPFSVSRELMRDAALLARDKGVMLHTHLAENDEDISYSLEQFGCRPGQYAEDLGWTGDDVWHAHCVKLDAGEIDLFARTKTGVAHCPCSNCRLGSGIAPVRQMRDAGVKVALGVDGSASNDAGSLIGEARMAMLLQRVQNGADAMAAREALEIATLGGAQVLGRPDCGVLAPGKRADVAIWDVSGLEAAGAWDPVAALVLCGPPKVKHLFVEGRQVVRDGQVVTIDMPRVIETQNRLAARLMG
- a CDS encoding inner membrane-spanning protein YciB → MAEKKISPWVKAALDWGPLIVFFVAFNRLKDGTYTILGTDYSGFVVATALFIPLIAATTLILWLLTGKLSAMQIATLVLVAIFGGLSVWLNDPTFFKMKPTIIYLLFAGILGAGLLRGKAWLQLVMNEAMPMAHEGWMILTKRFVWLFLGLAVANEIVWRTMSDAHWVDFKTFGLPIIMIAFIMSQAKLFERHGIDTEESEEG
- a CDS encoding EamA family transporter, with the protein product MSDWIISVSGTETGKHLALSLALLAAFLHALFGALQKGRHDPWLSRAAIDASYGIIAAPFALFVVPWPEPFMWPIFVGVFFIHVAYKLLQAACYQRGAYTVVYPVVRGTGPLFAVIGAGFIFGEHFTLGQWAGVATLLAGIYGLALYNLRNVTVDRETMVPALMLAVATGAFVALYTTYDAYGIRATADPFTFLAWFFFIDGWFMPIFTARRWTKLPSSEKVPLIKRGVIGAIVAYFSFGSIMLATRLDKVGEAAVLRETSTVFAALIGWLVLGEKVGPRRTALMALIAAGAVIVEIAGR
- a CDS encoding peroxidase-related enzyme (This protein belongs to a clade of uncharacterized proteins related to peroxidases such as the alkylhydroperoxidase AhpD.); its protein translation is MQDKISRHPVPKLADMPEDIRTRIEAVQEKAGFIPNIFLALAHRPDECRAFFAYHDALMEKPGNLTIAEREMIVVATSAANECQYCVIAHGAILRIRAKNPLIADQVAVNYRKSEITPRQRAMLDFAMKVSLRAQEVEEADYEALRAHGFTDDDIWDIGAITAFFSLSNRLVNMAAIPPNPEFYAMGR
- the xth gene encoding exodeoxyribonuclease III; translation: MKIATFNINGIKARHQALVDWLKEAEPDVALLQEIKSVDEGFPRELFEELGYSVETHGQKSFNGVAILSKLPLEDVTRGLPGDESDEQARWIEATVVGDKGAVRLCGLYLPNGNPVELDDAGQPVEGGKYAYKLSWMERMKARAEELLALEEPFVMAGDYNIIPQDEDAAKPEAWRGDALALPQSREAFRRILNLGFTEAFRARVQGPGHYSFWDYQAGAWQKNNGIRIDHLLLSPQAADLLREVGIDKEIRGRDKPSDHVPVWITLDL